The proteins below come from a single Terriglobia bacterium genomic window:
- a CDS encoding GTP-binding protein has product MGKEKFDRNKPHVNVGTIGHIDHGKTTLTACITKVLSKHNPKNKYRSFDSIDNAPEEK; this is encoded by the coding sequence ATGGGGAAAGAGAAATTCGATAGAAATAAGCCACACGTGAACGTGGGGACGATCGGGCACATCGATCATGGGAAGACGACATTGACGGCGTGCATCACGAAGGTGCTGTCGAAGCACAATCCGAAGAACAAGTACCGGTCGTTTGATTCGATCGATAACGCGCCGGAAGAGAAG